The stretch of DNA CCACCACGCCTTCGCCGTTGAGGGCGCCTTCGGGATTCATCACTGCCTCGTCATGGACGTACTCGGGGCCGGTGTCGACCGAGCGATCAACGAGGCGCACCTTGACGGCCTCCCTTCCGCCGTCGCACGCTCCATCATGCAATCGAGCCTTCAGGGGGCTGGCAGTGCTGGCGGCCTGCCATATTATTCATACGAATCTGAAGCCGGAGAGCCTTCTCTTCGCTGACCTCGAGGGCGACGTCACGGAGGAAATGCGCACTTTCAActccgcgcagctgcacccaAGCCAGCGCAGCTGTCTCTGGAGGAGCAACTGCACGCACCGCCGTGAGCCCATGATGGATTTCTCACGCCGAAGGGAGTGGGAGAGCCTGCTGCACCAGAGCACGGCGCCATCCACGATGGCGGAGAGGACGGAAGTAAACACGCACAGCGTCCACGCCGCCAACCCCACCAGTGTGGGTTCGTCAAGTGAGCGCTCTGCCTCGTCTGTCACTGTActcagcactgccgccgccgctggccaCGATACActacgcagcagcgcgcgcgaggtCCGCGTGTCGGACTTTGGGCTGTCGCTTGTCGTTCCGCCGTGCTTGCGGCTCGGGGTGCGCGCGCTAGCCGACTATGCTGCCCACACCGGCAATGGTGGCGGCATGACGGACGACGAGCTTGTGCGCCAAGAccctctgcagcagcttcactggttgcacacgcagcagcaggcgcgacTTTCGGGTCATCCGCGGCTCCGCGACACGACggaggccgccgctgtcgcggaGCCGCGGAAAGTGGTGCCGTCGAGACTCGGGTGGGGCGAGTGTGTCAGCACAGCCACCACTGTCTCACCACCGATGCTGGATATCGGCATAATGAAGGACTTGATCGACAAGGCAGAGCCCCATGCGCTGGAGCTACAGGAACCGCaaagcagcaacgccgatggcggcggctgtgcagCGGGCCTGGCGGCCAACGAATGCGACGAAGTCAAGGTGACAGATTTTGCCAGCGTGCCGGATGTGGGGGCAGGCAGAGCCGctcgccacgccgccgcagcagcagcagcaaccgcaaCCGCAACGCCAGTACATCATCagaccaccaccatcacgaCGGACTCGGGGGTGGgagacgagctgctgctgctgccgccaccgccgccagccaTACTGCGaacggcgctggcgagcCGTGCGGCTGATTCAGGCAGTGGCCAAAGCACAtcgctggcagcggtgcgatCAGGACTTTCCACTTGGCGCTTGGATGGCAGCTGGGCCACACCGCAGCATTCAATAACCGAGTCGACCCGCTTAGAGAGGGTTGCCGTCGCAGCTCGCAACAGCGACAACGGCGCTacgccatcagcagctgcgacagtgCTACGACGCCTCGAATGCGAGATCATTCGCCAACAGAACTaccaccgcggcgccgtcatccAGAGTCGCGAGTACCGCGcgccggaggtgctgcttgGGAATTTTTGTCTCCCCTCCTGCGATGTCTGGTCGATGGGCTGCATCGCGTACGAGCTGGTGAGTGGGCGCTTCCTGTTCGACTGCATCGCGGACCGCGAGTGCTTTGCGACGGCATCGTTtcggcaacaacaacaacagcagcagcagcagcagcagcagcgacaaggaACGGAGCGGGACCACACCAGTGACAGCAACGTCGGCGATAAGGgtacgccgcagcgccaggaCAAGCGGGACGGGCAGTCCATCTATCTCGAGGACGCGGAACAGGACCTGGACGTGTTTCACCTCAAGGCAATCATGCGGCTGCTCGGACCACCGCCAGTGAGCCTCTTGCGTCAGCAGCCGATGGGGCTCTTCGTCGACAACTTCTTCGACAGCCGCGGCGACTTCCACTTCTGGGAGCGCGGCGAGGCCGAGGAGGCCGGCATACATTTGGCTGACCCATACCGCCAGCTAGAGCTGGAGTACGGGGcgggcggagctgcaggttCTGGAGCTGGTCGGCAGCGTTCGCCGCagcttctgccgccgcgaACGTTGCCTCAACGCATGAACGACGTGACAACAGCGCCGCTCACcaactccccccccccctcaccctttGCTGGTTTGACAGGGTTGCACGACTGTCTCGCCTACCACGGCCcaggcgccggcgccgatGCATTGTCTCCCAGCGCTACGCCGTCCACCCTGTGCATGGCCACGCCCTCtgcaagcagcggcagcagcaacgcagcagcagcagcagcagcagcagcaacagcaacagcgaggTGCGGTGCATCGGCCCAGGCGCAGCGCGACCCACAGGACACGAGCAACTACCCAATCAAGACACCAGGCTGGGAAGACGTGCGAGTTATTCTGCGTGATAAGCTCGACTCCGCTAAGGAAGCGGCGGACTTCGAGGTGTTTCTCAGCCGCTGTCTCCAGTGGGACCCGGCGCGGCGGGCCACAGCTGCGGAACTTCTCTCCGACAAGTGGATTATCAAGTACAGCGACATCGCCGCGGACGCGATCGCGATCGCGTGCGACGTGGAGAAGGCCAAAGAGGAGGGCTAGTGGTGGCTCagatggaaaagaggggcGGCTGTAGCAGTTGCTCTACGTGTGTGCCCAACGGCAAGAgaagctctctctctctctccacacacacacacacacacgcccatgcCCGCGCCCTTCCGTCTCCCTCATCGCCGCCTGTCGAGATCCGGGGGAAGCGGTGAAtggaacgaggaggagcgggcAGGACCCACCGCACTCCGCACACATCGGCACCGGAAAGGGAGGACGTGTCGAACTCCGTCTCAGTCGAGAGGCCCAaacgtgcgtatgtgtgctcAGGTGTGAATGACGAGGACTCCATGGATGACCTCATCACACGTCCTGTGCGCGCGCTGTGTCGGTcgcgcgcaccccccccccctccgcctctcctcccgAGGGTTCTTTGAGGAATAGCATtcaccccctcacccccccctcacctcaccccccccccaccccatcCATCCATCGTGTAGCGCCGCCTCATCCTCCAGCCCTGCaaccgtcgcagcagcgctaaaTCCGACTCAACGCAGTGGACTGAAAAAAATAGAGAGCGGCTACACCTTGCGAGTCGATGGCGATGTTGGAAGCCcttgcctccgcctctttcgCCAACACAgtcagtctctctctctccctctctctcgcccatATCTGCCTGCCACcctctgcacacacacacacacacacgcaggcgtgTAGTGTATGTGGGAGGACGCGCCCCTCATTGGCGCTGTGCCCGTCTTGCCTTGCAGAATGTCGGCGGAAACGACGACGACCTCGACCGGCACGGCACGGCACGGCTCCCGACGCCGGGCACCGACTTACTACTACCAAAGCCCCTCCGCCGTCGTGGACGGTGACGTGCGGTTTGGCGAGGGCtgcgtggtgctgccgcacgcGCGGATCTGTGTCTCACGCGGCTACCGACTACATGTCGGGCCGTTCTGCCTCTTCGAAGACTTCGCCGAACTCgtctgcgacggcgccgctaccaccaccaccgatcAGCCGCGCGCAGGGGACGCTCCTGCTCCCTCCGCCGCATCTGATCACGGGCACGCGGCCTCGCCATTGGCGAAGGCGGTAGTGACATTGCACATTGGAAGCCACAACCACCTTCACTCCTACGCTCGTGTGCACTGCACTGTCGCGGCCGCCAccccgtcgccgccgccgctggcgtggCAGTTGATCGGCAGGGGCAACGTCTTTCACGCCttcgcagctgcggtgctgatggcgctgccgcaccccTCCTCGAGCCGCTCTACGCCATCAGCCCCGCAGCTGCAACGCTTCTTAGGGGACTACAACGTCGTCACGACGCATAGCgccgtgtcgctgccgcaggggGGCACCAGCACCAGAGACGCCTCAGCCCCTGCACCGCTGGCTGAGCCCGACGAGCGTGGTGGGCGGCTGAAGCGGTTAGACGAGCACAAAGACGCGGAACGACCCCTCGCACCGGCCGATCCTACTGAaggcacagcggcggcagccatgCTGCAGCGAAgcgtcgcctccagcgcacTGTCACCATCATTAGCGGCACTGCCGGTGGAGTCGCTGCCTGGAGGCGCGTCAGTCGGCAACCGACTCTTTcggagcgaggaggacgatgcTAAGCTCAGCGGTGCGCATGTACGGACGCAACTGCCGCCAGCTGCATCCTTGTCGACTCCTCTGTCGCCTGCGGTGTCGAGCAATGCGGCCTCAAGCGCGTTCCAGCACGtcatcttcttctccagtGAATTGCGCActgacggagctgcagggTCCTCGTCCACGGCGACGAGCGCCTTCGGTGTGCCCCGCTTTGGCgctcgcagcgctgcggagctgccgGTGGTGGTTCAGCGCATCGCCGAAGAGGCGAACGCGGGCCCATCGACgacagcagaggtggcgagAACGGCAGCACTATCAGTAAAACCACAGCCGATCAGCTCGGACTCGCCGTCCCCAGGAAGCATAGGAGCTGCACCACCAacagcggcgatgctggGGCCCTACATCTCCGACGTACACTCGGATCTGCGCTCGCACGAAGAGGCGTGCATCGTCAGCGAGGTGGAGCTTAAGTGTCGCCATTATATCCATCAGCTCCTTGACGGTCACGGGCTACAGCCAGTCGCGGCGCGGCTCGACGGCGTCTAagagtggcg from Leishmania panamensis strain MHOM/PA/94/PSC-1 chromosome 1 sequence encodes:
- a CDS encoding hypothetical protein (TriTrypDB/GeneDB-style sysID: LpmP.01.0750) → MWEDAPLIGAVPVLPCRMSAETTTTSTGTARHGSRRRAPTYYYQSPSAVVDGDVRFGEGCVVLPHARICVSRGYRLHVGPFCLFEDFAELVCDGAATTTTDQPRAGDAPAPSAASDHGHAASPLAKAVVTLHIGSHNHLHSYARVHCTVAAATPSPPPLAWQLIGRGNVFHAFAAAVLMALPHPSSSRSTPSAPQLQRFLGDYNVVTTHSAVSLPQGGTSTRDASAPAPLAEPDERGGRLKRLDEHKDAERPLAPADPTEGTAAAAMLQRSVASSALSPSLAALPVESLPGGASVGNRLFRSEEDDAKLSGAHVRTQLPPAASLSTPLSPAVSSNAASSAFQHVIFFSSELRTDGAAGSSSTATSAFGVPRFGARSAAELPVVVQRIAEEANAGPSTTAEVARTAALSVKPQPISSDSPSPGSIGAAPPTAAMLGPYISDVHSDLRSHEEACIVSEVELKCRHYIHQLLDGHGLQPVAARLDGV